TCGCTACAAATATATTTGTAATTTGATTGGAAAACTTGGTCTTGATAATGATATTATTATGCATGATTCGGTTTCGATTCAAGAACTACCAAATTATATTTCAGTAGCAGACTGCGTTGTAATTCCATCATTAAGTGAAGGTTTTGGATTTTGTGCAGCAGAAAGCTGTGCTCTCAAAAAACCTGTAATCGTTTCGAAAGCTGGTTCTCTTCCAGAAGTAGTTTCAGGCAAAGTTGTATGGGTTGAACCGGCTGATGAAAAATCTTTGGCAGAAGGAATCATTTCTTTTCATCAGGGGAAGTTTGCTGAAATTCCTGAAAGAAAATTCTTCTGGGAAGATGCAATAAACAAATATGTTGAAATTTACTCGAAAATATGAAAATTCTGATCATTGCCGATCCCATCGATGAACAATACGCTGGTGTTTATTATTATACCAGGAATCTGATAGAAAATTTACTTAAAATTGATAAAGAAAATGAATATGTTTTTTTGCATCTTAAGAAAAATTCATTTTTCAAAGATAAAAAGGAATACATCGTTCCAGGAACTCGCAAATTTCCTGGCTGTATGATCATTCGCAAGCTTTTATTCATTCCGTTTGCGATCAGAAAGATCAAACCGGACATTGTTTTTGAACCGGCTCATATCGGTCCTTTCAGTTTTTTCTATAAATGCAAAAAAATCGTTGTAATTCATGACCTTACCCCGATTTTATTCTCACATTATCATGTTGCATTCAGTGGGTTAATTCATAAAATATTTCTACCTTTAATTATCAGAAATGTAGATGGAATCGTCGTTCCTTCCCAATCAACAAAAGCTGATCTTATTAAACTTTTTAATGTTTCAAAACCAGTATCAGTTACAGATGAAGCTGCTGCAGAAAACTTCTATCCCAAAAGTGCAAACGAGATCAAACAAGTTAGGGAAAAATTTGAAATAGAAAAAGACTACATTATTGCTGTTGGTACTTTGGAACCACGTAAAAATTTGAAAATCGTTTTAGAAGTGTTTAGCAAAATAAAAACGGAATTTCAAGACATTCAGTTTGTAATTGTTGGTAAAAAAGGTTGGAAAATCAATCAGTTTCTGAAAGAAATTAAAAAAATTGAAAATGATATTATAGTTACCGGTTATGTTGATGATGGTGATCTTCCCAGATTATATTCCGGAGCTAGCGTAATGATTTTTCCCAGCATTTATGAAGGATTTGGATTGCCACCTCTGGAAGCAATGCAATGCGGTTGTCCGGTTGTGTGCTCAAATACATCCAGCCTGCCGGAAGTGTGTGGAGAAGCTGCTATTTTATTTGATCCTGAAAATCCTGAAGAACTGGAAGATGCTATGAAAATAGTGTTATCAGATAAAGATATAAGGAAGAAAATGAAAAAGAAAGGATTAGAACAATCCTCTAAATTTTCCTGGCAGAAATGTGCAGAAGAAACAATTAATTTTTTCCAGCAAATCAATAACAATGAGGCGTGATGCTAAAATTCATAAAACAAATTGCTCGCGAAGCCGATGATAATATTTACAAAGTCTTTAGAAAATATTTTTATTATACTGAAAGTAGAAAAAAATGGGAAATGAAAATTTACATGTAGTTGAGTTAAAACCAGAACAATATAATAATTGGGATATATTTGTCGAGGCTTCTCCTCAGGGAGATGTCTTTTGTTATTCTTGGTGGCTGAATGCAATTACAAAATCAAATTTCAAGATTATTGCCATTCTTAACTGCAACGAGATTCAAGCTGGAATTCCTTTAGCTTTTGATTTAAATGGCAAGATCAATGAACCTCCCCTTACACGTACTTTAGGACCACTTTTCATGAATGTTGAAAATATATCAGAATACAGAAAAATTATGCTTCATAGAAAATGGTTAAGTCTTTTGCTGGAAAATATTAACATTGATGATGTGATACAGTTTTGCACACATCAGAGTTTCACAGACTGGTTGCAATTTCGCTGGCATGGTTTTAAGCAGATGACACGTTATACGTATTTAATTGAAAATAATGGTGATAAAAAAGATTTATGGATCAACCTTTCCGGAGAAAAGAAAAGAGTTATCAAAAAAGCGAAAAGTAATGGTCTATATGTTGAGATCAGTGATAATCTGAAATCTTTTTATCATCTGGTTGAATTGACATATGAAAGACAGG
The sequence above is a segment of the Candidatus Cloacimonadota bacterium genome. Coding sequences within it:
- a CDS encoding aminoacyltransferase, with translation MGNENLHVVELKPEQYNNWDIFVEASPQGDVFCYSWWLNAITKSNFKIIAILNCNEIQAGIPLAFDLNGKINEPPLTRTLGPLFMNVENISEYRKIMLHRKWLSLLLENINIDDVIQFCTHQSFTDWLQFRWHGFKQMTRYTYLIENNGDKKDLWINLSGEKKRVIKKAKSNGLYVEISDNLKSFYHLVELTYERQGIKFRFSLSDFERLDNEIAGRDKRRIFLVYDKNGNLHAGLYVVFNHKSAYYLLCGSDPNFRHLDGNTLAFWEAMNYFHDKVNFSNFGGSDIKRIEKYLSGFGGKLTQYFHIFTEQPKIVEVIKEVPVIKEIPVQTAPKPNDSWKYHFYHFMHHSYSLFDILRKKVTGKKK
- a CDS encoding glycosyltransferase family 4 protein, with amino-acid sequence MKILIIADPIDEQYAGVYYYTRNLIENLLKIDKENEYVFLHLKKNSFFKDKKEYIVPGTRKFPGCMIIRKLLFIPFAIRKIKPDIVFEPAHIGPFSFFYKCKKIVVIHDLTPILFSHYHVAFSGLIHKIFLPLIIRNVDGIVVPSQSTKADLIKLFNVSKPVSVTDEAAAENFYPKSANEIKQVREKFEIEKDYIIAVGTLEPRKNLKIVLEVFSKIKTEFQDIQFVIVGKKGWKINQFLKEIKKIENDIIVTGYVDDGDLPRLYSGASVMIFPSIYEGFGLPPLEAMQCGCPVVCSNTSSLPEVCGEAAILFDPENPEELEDAMKIVLSDKDIRKKMKKKGLEQSSKFSWQKCAEETINFFQQINNNEA